The proteins below come from a single Brevundimonas sp. LM2 genomic window:
- the glf gene encoding UDP-galactopyranose mutase: MITPLQLWGGHECTVNRVGNVWRDQTRLTGHHDRIDDLDAFAALGLSALRYPILWERVETEPGVFDWSWTDARMTRLRDLGLRPIVGLLHHGSGPSWTDLLDPGFAEAFAAFAGRVAERYPWVTDWTPVNEPLTTARFSALYGHWYPHGRSDTAFWIALLNQIEATRSAMSAIRKSVPDARLVQTEDFGRTFSTAACAEQAAFDNDRRLMTWDLLCGRVVEDHSLWAHLVGHGQVGRLESLATDPCPPGLIGLNHYVTSDRFLDERLERYPARVHGGNGRLAYADVEAVRVLHPPPSGWERSLAELWDRYRLPLAVTECHLGSSVQQQQRWFHAAWSAALAARGAGVPVEAVTAWALLGSYDWDSLLTEQNGRYEPGAFDLSKDGRPRPTELAATLQAVARDGVITGPDLGPGWWDRDARLEYPACHPLEPPARASLEPRPPVPDTSSSKKEAIRLPAPVTNPAGSRVIDLTDARRTDPIVCLSHLRWNFVFQRPQHLMSRFAATRTVMVFEEPLPVEAGTKMGVDLRVCAATGVIVATPRIADGLEGPARTAALRQLLDEAMAAHHIARPVLWYYTPMMVPVARHVAAAAVVYDCMDELANFRFAPPELTTLERELFASADVVFTGGHTLYEAKKGLHGNIHPFPSSVDTAHFAKARALPADRNRDRPRLGFFGVIDERMDLALISRVVAARPEWDFELVGPIAKIAPEDLPQHPNLTYPGQKAYDELPGCLARWDVALMPFAINESTRFISPTKTPEYLAAGRPVVSTPVRDVIRHYGDLQAVRIAATAEEFVAGCDTMLALKGDADPAWLAEIDTALSTLSWDQTQLRMAALVDAAARKRGTSSPTAAAAPTRWPSIRRSHYDALIVGAGFAGSVLAERLASEGKHVLLIDRRPHIGGNAFDKLDEAGVLIHQYGPHIFHTNSADIFDYLSRFTEWRPYEHRVLADVAGQRVPMPINRTTLNMLYGADLQSDAEAEAFLASRAEPVERIQTSEDVVVNAIGRELYETFFRGYTRKQWGLDPSELDKSVTARVPTRSNTDDRYFTDTFQAMPKHGYTRMFENMLDSPLIHIETGVEYRDVVDEVLYDRLIFTGPIDEFFDYRFGKLPYRSLRFQHETHDQEIFQPVATVNYPDEATPWTRITEYKHLTGQTHRQTSITYEYPAAEGDPYYPIPRAENQTLFKRYEALAVGRPDVTFVGRLATYRYYNMDQVVGQALAAWRRLSPVVEGVAARAATAGSAVV; this comes from the coding sequence ATGATCACGCCGCTGCAGCTTTGGGGCGGACATGAGTGTACGGTAAACCGCGTCGGAAACGTCTGGCGGGATCAGACGCGCCTGACCGGTCACCACGACCGGATCGACGACCTTGACGCCTTCGCCGCGCTCGGACTGAGCGCCCTGCGCTATCCGATCCTTTGGGAGCGGGTCGAGACCGAGCCGGGCGTGTTCGATTGGTCCTGGACGGACGCGCGCATGACGCGTCTGCGCGACCTGGGTCTGCGTCCCATCGTCGGGCTTCTTCACCATGGGTCGGGTCCTTCCTGGACGGATCTGCTCGATCCCGGCTTCGCGGAGGCTTTCGCTGCCTTCGCCGGCCGTGTCGCCGAACGCTATCCATGGGTCACGGACTGGACCCCGGTCAACGAGCCGCTCACGACCGCGCGGTTCAGCGCCCTCTATGGTCACTGGTACCCCCATGGTCGCAGCGACACGGCGTTCTGGATCGCCCTGCTGAACCAGATCGAGGCGACCCGGTCGGCCATGAGCGCGATCCGCAAGTCGGTCCCCGACGCGCGGTTGGTCCAGACCGAGGATTTCGGCCGGACTTTCTCGACCGCCGCCTGCGCCGAACAGGCCGCCTTCGACAACGACCGGCGCTTGATGACCTGGGACCTGCTGTGCGGCCGGGTGGTCGAAGACCATTCGTTGTGGGCGCATCTGGTCGGACACGGACAGGTCGGCCGCCTCGAGAGCCTGGCGACGGACCCCTGTCCCCCCGGTCTCATCGGGCTGAACCACTATGTCACCAGTGATCGCTTTCTGGACGAGCGGCTCGAACGCTATCCGGCGCGCGTCCATGGCGGCAACGGTCGCCTGGCCTATGCGGACGTCGAGGCGGTCCGGGTGCTGCATCCCCCGCCTTCGGGCTGGGAGCGGAGCCTGGCCGAGTTGTGGGACCGCTATCGCCTCCCGCTCGCCGTGACCGAGTGTCATCTCGGGTCTTCCGTCCAGCAGCAGCAGCGCTGGTTCCATGCCGCCTGGTCGGCCGCGCTGGCCGCCCGCGGCGCGGGCGTTCCGGTCGAGGCCGTCACCGCCTGGGCCCTGCTGGGCAGCTACGACTGGGACAGCCTGCTGACCGAGCAGAACGGTCGCTACGAACCCGGGGCCTTCGACCTGTCGAAAGACGGCCGTCCCCGACCCACCGAACTGGCCGCCACGCTCCAGGCAGTAGCCCGCGATGGCGTGATCACCGGACCGGATCTCGGTCCCGGTTGGTGGGACCGTGACGCCCGTTTGGAATACCCGGCCTGCCATCCGCTCGAGCCGCCCGCCCGCGCTTCGCTCGAACCCCGACCGCCTGTCCCCGACACTTCCTCATCCAAGAAAGAGGCTATTCGCTTGCCCGCACCCGTCACAAATCCCGCTGGATCCCGCGTCATCGACCTGACGGACGCCCGCCGGACCGATCCCATCGTCTGCCTGTCGCATCTGCGCTGGAATTTCGTCTTCCAGCGGCCCCAGCACCTGATGTCGCGCTTCGCCGCGACCCGCACCGTCATGGTGTTCGAGGAGCCCCTGCCGGTCGAGGCCGGAACGAAAATGGGGGTCGACCTGCGCGTCTGCGCCGCCACCGGCGTCATCGTGGCGACGCCCCGGATCGCGGACGGACTGGAAGGCCCGGCGCGGACCGCGGCCCTGCGCCAGCTGCTCGACGAGGCCATGGCGGCGCATCACATCGCGCGTCCGGTGCTTTGGTACTACACGCCGATGATGGTGCCCGTGGCCCGTCATGTCGCGGCGGCAGCCGTCGTCTATGACTGCATGGACGAGCTGGCCAATTTCCGCTTCGCCCCGCCCGAGCTGACCACGCTGGAGCGCGAGCTGTTCGCCTCGGCCGACGTGGTCTTCACCGGCGGCCATACGCTGTACGAGGCCAAGAAGGGGCTGCACGGCAACATCCATCCCTTCCCGTCCAGCGTGGACACGGCCCATTTCGCCAAGGCCCGGGCCCTGCCGGCGGATCGCAACAGGGACCGGCCGCGGCTGGGATTCTTCGGCGTGATCGACGAGCGTATGGATCTGGCCCTGATCTCGCGCGTGGTCGCGGCGCGTCCGGAGTGGGATTTCGAACTGGTCGGCCCGATCGCCAAGATCGCGCCGGAGGACCTGCCCCAGCATCCCAACCTCACCTATCCGGGTCAGAAGGCTTACGATGAGCTGCCCGGCTGCCTGGCGCGCTGGGACGTGGCCCTGATGCCCTTCGCCATCAATGAATCGACGCGGTTCATCAGCCCGACCAAGACGCCGGAGTATCTGGCGGCCGGACGTCCCGTCGTCTCCACCCCCGTCCGCGACGTCATCCGCCACTATGGCGACCTGCAGGCCGTCCGCATCGCCGCCACGGCCGAAGAGTTCGTCGCCGGCTGCGACACGATGCTGGCGCTCAAGGGCGACGCGGACCCGGCCTGGCTGGCGGAGATCGACACGGCGCTGTCGACCCTGTCGTGGGATCAGACCCAGCTTCGCATGGCGGCCCTGGTCGATGCGGCGGCGCGCAAGCGCGGGACGTCGTCACCCACCGCAGCGGCGGCACCGACCCGCTGGCCCTCGATCCGTCGCTCGCACTACGACGCCCTGATCGTCGGGGCGGGCTTCGCGGGTTCGGTTCTGGCCGAGCGGCTGGCCAGCGAGGGCAAGCATGTCCTATTGATCGACCGTCGCCCCCACATCGGCGGCAATGCCTTCGACAAGCTGGATGAAGCGGGCGTGCTGATCCATCAGTACGGACCGCACATCTTCCACACCAACTCGGCCGACATCTTCGACTATCTGTCGCGCTTTACCGAATGGCGGCCCTATGAGCACCGCGTGCTGGCCGATGTCGCGGGCCAGCGTGTGCCGATGCCGATCAACCGGACCACGCTGAACATGCTCTACGGGGCCGACCTGCAGTCGGACGCCGAAGCCGAGGCTTTCCTGGCCAGCCGCGCCGAGCCGGTGGAGCGGATCCAGACGTCGGAGGATGTGGTCGTCAATGCGATCGGTCGCGAGCTCTACGAGACCTTCTTCCGGGGTTACACGCGCAAGCAGTGGGGTCTTGACCCTTCGGAGCTGGACAAGTCGGTGACGGCCCGCGTGCCCACGCGGTCCAACACCGACGACCGGTATTTCACCGACACTTTCCAGGCCATGCCCAAGCATGGCTACACGCGCATGTTCGAGAATATGCTGGACAGCCCGCTGATCCACATCGAGACCGGGGTCGAGTATCGCGATGTGGTGGATGAGGTTCTGTACGACCGATTGATCTTCACCGGGCCGATCGACGAGTTCTTCGACTATCGCTTCGGCAAGCTGCCGTACCGCTCGCTGCGCTTCCAGCACGAGACGCACGATCAGGAGATCTTCCAGCCGGTGGCCACGGTCAACTATCCGGACGAAGCGACGCCGTGGACGCGGATCACGGAATACAAGCACCTTACGGGGCAGACCCACCGCCAGACCAGCATTACCTACGAATATCCCGCCGCGGAGGGGGATCCCTACTATCCGATCCCCCGCGCGGAAAACCAGACGCTGTTCAAACGCTACGAGGCCCTGGCGGTCGGGCGGCCCGACGTGACCTTCGTCGGTCGTCTGGCCACCTACCGCTACTACAACATGGACCAGGTGGTCGGTCAGGCTCTGGCGGCCTGGCGCCGGCTGTCGCCGGTGGTCGAAGGGGTCGCGGCGCGGGCGGCGACGGCTGGATCCGCCGTGGTGTGA
- a CDS encoding TonB-dependent receptor — translation MFTPHKARARRSALLLGATLLTAVPVSALAQTPSPAQDATVVDEIIVTGFRSSLAQSTTAKRNATGFTDSIFAEDIGKFPDLNLAESLNRIPGVQLTREINGEGLNISVRGLGTNFTKVLLNSAQISVASSGRTDSQNQNREVDLDLFPTELFTRLDVNKTPMASTLEGGVAGVVNMRSARPFDSEGPNFTYSVQANYGTQSEEVSPRLAGIVSNTWEFDNGGGFGVLLGLAAVRNKSRTEGFETIGWTNPNLSDALCGSPSVPGPPAGNPCNQPFGGNGFNLPGTVPVNAGNGLVAGTVIDSAFLLARNPGTSLTALGNGLIPRLGRDSLSEGNRDRDSALLSLEFRPSETLQFYADLLYGKADRQFTRSDINWVVRNSNFMVPLGVKVDANNVVTSGTYANSQFFLEVRPYHEELDFYNVNPGMMWQPTDWLRIDGQFNMSRSEFRREAPTLLINTPLNTGLTVTYDNTGGDYPSIVSSRDLNDPNLGWTFVGGRLNVQNELRETETKGTRWDFTVGREEGINFRFGGAYDDVSRTIDARDNSQRWQNFVCGGGGAGSGPTDTLPTTNPACDGRAGSAVLASQLASYLRPGELGFVALDVDRFFSDTNFDAYSSAAPSVSSAATGASSGTIDESTIGAYIEVNGITQLLDRDMRFNAGVRYATTDQDITGPQTINGVTSFLTLNQTYDEYLPAFNAVWEVLPDVTLRFAGSRTLTRPNPSAMLPGTTFSDPSAQQANQGNPNLTPYLSNNFDFGGEWYTGGEGYFGIALFTKSVTGFTVQGTNTIPFNQLGVAFNELTALQQQAITNRGGPDVATVTVTQQVNANGVLEIEGLELTWVQPLDFLTEGLGFTANYTKINQSGSGTGAPAVAVGISPSTYNLTGYYERGPVALRVSYNYNEAQISSGPNQNSVPVAQLRTDARGQVDLQASYTLDWLPSSPRVTLDIQNLTDEPQRSTFEYDNAAFTYYEPGTNILLGIRGRF, via the coding sequence ATGTTCACGCCGCACAAAGCGCGCGCCCGCCGCAGCGCCCTGCTGCTCGGTGCCACCCTCCTGACCGCCGTACCGGTATCGGCCCTGGCCCAGACGCCGTCGCCGGCCCAGGACGCCACCGTCGTCGACGAGATCATCGTCACCGGCTTCCGCAGCAGTCTGGCTCAGTCGACGACCGCAAAGCGCAATGCGACCGGGTTCACCGATTCCATCTTCGCCGAGGACATCGGCAAGTTCCCGGACCTGAACCTGGCCGAGTCGCTGAACCGCATTCCCGGGGTTCAGCTGACGCGCGAGATCAACGGCGAGGGGCTGAACATCTCGGTGCGCGGGCTGGGCACCAACTTCACCAAGGTGCTGCTGAACAGCGCCCAGATCTCGGTCGCCTCCTCGGGCCGGACGGACTCCCAGAACCAGAACCGGGAGGTCGATCTCGACCTGTTCCCCACCGAACTGTTCACCCGTCTGGACGTCAACAAGACCCCGATGGCCTCGACGCTGGAAGGCGGCGTCGCCGGGGTGGTGAACATGCGCAGCGCGCGTCCGTTCGACAGCGAGGGGCCCAACTTCACCTATTCGGTCCAGGCCAACTACGGCACCCAGTCCGAAGAGGTCAGCCCCCGGCTCGCCGGCATCGTCTCCAACACCTGGGAATTCGATAATGGCGGCGGCTTCGGCGTGCTGCTGGGCCTGGCCGCCGTGCGCAACAAGAGCCGCACCGAGGGGTTCGAGACCATCGGCTGGACCAACCCCAACCTGAGCGACGCCCTGTGCGGGTCGCCCTCGGTCCCGGGGCCGCCCGCGGGCAATCCCTGCAATCAGCCGTTCGGCGGCAACGGGTTCAACCTGCCCGGCACGGTGCCGGTCAACGCCGGGAACGGCCTGGTCGCGGGCACGGTCATCGACTCGGCCTTCCTTCTGGCCCGCAATCCGGGCACAAGCCTGACGGCGCTGGGCAACGGACTGATCCCGCGCCTGGGCCGCGACTCGCTGAGCGAGGGAAACCGCGACCGCGATTCCGCCCTGCTCTCGCTCGAGTTCCGGCCGTCGGAAACCCTGCAGTTCTATGCGGATCTGCTGTACGGCAAGGCCGACCGCCAGTTTACGCGCTCGGACATCAACTGGGTCGTCCGCAACTCGAACTTCATGGTGCCCCTCGGCGTCAAGGTCGATGCGAACAACGTCGTCACCAGCGGCACCTACGCCAACTCCCAGTTCTTTCTCGAGGTGCGGCCGTACCACGAGGAGCTGGACTTCTATAACGTCAACCCGGGCATGATGTGGCAGCCGACCGACTGGCTGCGGATCGACGGCCAGTTCAACATGAGCAGGTCGGAGTTCCGGCGCGAAGCCCCCACCCTGCTGATCAACACCCCGCTGAACACCGGCCTGACGGTGACCTACGACAACACCGGTGGCGACTATCCCTCGATTGTTTCCAGCCGGGATCTGAACGACCCCAACCTGGGCTGGACGTTCGTGGGCGGCCGGTTGAACGTCCAGAACGAGTTGCGCGAGACCGAGACCAAGGGCACGCGCTGGGACTTCACCGTCGGCCGCGAGGAAGGCATCAACTTCCGCTTCGGAGGTGCCTACGACGACGTCAGCCGCACGATCGACGCGCGCGACAACTCCCAGCGGTGGCAAAATTTCGTCTGCGGTGGCGGCGGCGCGGGCAGCGGCCCGACCGACACCCTGCCGACCACCAACCCCGCCTGCGACGGCCGCGCCGGCTCGGCCGTCCTGGCGTCCCAGTTGGCCTCCTACCTGCGCCCGGGCGAGCTCGGCTTCGTGGCCCTGGACGTCGATCGGTTCTTCAGCGACACGAATTTCGACGCCTACAGCTCCGCGGCCCCCTCAGTCTCCTCGGCCGCGACCGGCGCCAGTTCCGGCACGATCGATGAATCCACCATCGGGGCCTATATCGAGGTCAACGGCATCACCCAGCTTCTGGACCGCGACATGCGGTTCAACGCCGGGGTGCGCTATGCCACCACCGACCAGGACATCACCGGGCCCCAGACGATCAACGGGGTGACCTCTTTCCTGACGTTGAACCAGACCTATGACGAGTACCTGCCCGCCTTCAACGCGGTGTGGGAGGTGCTGCCGGACGTCACGCTACGTTTCGCCGGCTCGCGGACCCTGACCCGTCCCAACCCCTCGGCCATGCTGCCGGGGACGACGTTCAGCGACCCGTCCGCCCAGCAGGCCAACCAGGGGAACCCGAACCTGACGCCCTATCTGTCGAACAACTTCGACTTCGGCGGAGAGTGGTACACGGGCGGCGAGGGCTATTTCGGCATCGCCCTGTTCACCAAGTCGGTGACCGGCTTCACGGTCCAGGGCACCAACACCATCCCCTTCAACCAGCTGGGGGTCGCCTTCAACGAGCTGACGGCGCTGCAGCAGCAGGCGATCACCAACCGCGGCGGCCCCGACGTCGCCACGGTCACGGTGACGCAACAGGTCAACGCCAACGGCGTGCTGGAGATCGAAGGCTTGGAGCTGACCTGGGTCCAGCCGCTGGACTTCCTGACCGAGGGGCTGGGCTTCACCGCCAACTACACCAAGATCAACCAGTCGGGCTCGGGTACCGGCGCGCCCGCGGTGGCGGTGGGCATCTCGCCCTCGACCTACAACCTGACCGGCTACTACGAGCGCGGCCCCGTCGCCCTCCGCGTGTCCTACAACTACAACGAGGCCCAGATCAGCTCGGGGCCGAACCAGAACAGCGTACCGGTGGCGCAGCTGCGCACCGACGCCCGGGGTCAGGTCGATCTGCAGGCCAGCTACACCCTGGACTGGCTGCCCTCCTCGCCGCGCGTCACCCTCGACATCCAGAACCTGACCGACGAGCCGCAACGCTCGACGTTCGAATACGACAACGCCGCCTTCACCTACTACGAGCCTGGCACCAACATCCTGCTGGGCATTCGCGGACGGTTCTAG
- a CDS encoding glycoside hydrolase family 43 protein, protein MTPIRNPILKGFNPDPSICRVGEDYYIATSTFEWFPGVQIHHSRDLANWTLITRPLSRASQLNMLGAPDSCGVWAPCLTHADGLFHLIYTDVKRYGRTSVGGASGASLRDFHNYLVTCPTIDGDWSDPIHLNSSGFDPSLFHDRDGRKYLLNMLWDHRAGANRFAGIVLQEYSPTERRMIGTRRTIFSGTPLGLTEAPHLYWRDGWYYLLTAEGGTGWGHAATLARSRSLEGPYVLHPDGPLLTARDRPDAPLQRAGHADLVETPEGDTYAVYLCGRPLPNRGRCVLGRETAIQRMVWGADGWLRTETGDALPVIETPAPAPHDAPPPFVVETDRFDGPALPIAFQWLRTPWPDEIFSLSDRPGWLRLHGRESLGSHFRQALVARRQQAWSYSAETVMAFDPEHYQQAAGLICYYGTANFHYLHVTHDERLGRCLQVMSALPDQAQADAFTAPVAIGDGPLALRVEVDQERLRFAWKLEQDPTWTWLPEVFDASILSDEAAAAGTANFTGAFVGMACQDTSGTGRPADFALFRYAERAFQSDPSPV, encoded by the coding sequence ATGACCCCGATCCGCAATCCGATCCTCAAGGGGTTCAATCCCGATCCGTCGATCTGCCGGGTCGGCGAGGACTACTATATCGCCACCTCGACCTTCGAATGGTTTCCAGGGGTTCAGATCCACCACTCGCGCGATCTGGCCAACTGGACCCTGATCACCCGGCCCCTGAGCCGGGCCAGTCAGCTGAACATGCTGGGCGCGCCGGACTCATGCGGCGTCTGGGCCCCGTGCCTGACCCATGCCGACGGGCTGTTCCACCTGATCTACACCGATGTGAAACGCTATGGCCGCACCTCGGTCGGTGGCGCGAGCGGCGCGTCCCTGCGCGACTTCCACAACTATCTGGTCACTTGCCCGACCATCGACGGCGACTGGAGCGATCCGATCCACCTGAACAGCAGCGGCTTCGACCCCTCGCTGTTCCACGACCGAGACGGGCGCAAATACCTGCTCAACATGCTGTGGGACCACCGCGCCGGGGCCAACCGGTTTGCCGGTATCGTGCTGCAGGAATATTCGCCGACCGAGCGCCGCATGATCGGCACGCGGCGGACCATCTTCAGCGGAACGCCCCTCGGACTGACCGAGGCTCCGCATCTCTACTGGCGGGACGGCTGGTACTATCTGCTGACCGCCGAGGGGGGCACCGGCTGGGGCCATGCGGCGACCCTCGCGCGGTCGCGCAGCCTGGAAGGCCCCTACGTCCTCCACCCCGACGGTCCGTTGCTGACCGCCCGCGATCGGCCTGACGCCCCGCTGCAGCGCGCCGGCCATGCGGACCTGGTCGAGACTCCGGAGGGCGACACCTATGCGGTCTATCTGTGCGGTCGCCCCCTGCCCAACCGGGGCCGCTGCGTGCTGGGGCGCGAGACCGCGATCCAGCGGATGGTCTGGGGCGCGGACGGCTGGTTGCGGACCGAGACCGGCGACGCCCTGCCCGTGATCGAGACCCCTGCGCCCGCTCCGCACGACGCGCCCCCGCCCTTCGTCGTCGAGACCGACCGGTTCGACGGGCCCGCCCTGCCGATCGCCTTCCAGTGGCTGCGCACGCCCTGGCCGGACGAGATCTTCTCCCTGTCCGACCGGCCCGGATGGCTGCGCCTGCATGGGCGCGAGAGCCTGGGCAGCCATTTCCGCCAGGCCCTGGTGGCCCGGCGTCAGCAGGCCTGGTCCTATTCGGCCGAGACGGTGATGGCGTTCGATCCCGAACACTATCAGCAGGCGGCCGGGCTGATCTGCTACTACGGGACCGCCAATTTCCACTATCTGCACGTGACCCACGACGAGCGACTGGGGCGGTGCCTGCAGGTCATGTCGGCCCTCCCGGACCAGGCCCAGGCCGATGCCTTCACCGCCCCGGTCGCCATCGGCGACGGGCCCCTGGCCCTTCGGGTCGAGGTCGATCAGGAACGCCTGCGCTTCGCCTGGAAGCTGGAGCAGGACCCGACCTGGACCTGGCTGCCCGAGGTGTTCGACGCCAGCATCCTGTCGGACGAGGCGGCCGCGGCCGGCACCGCCAACTTCACCGGAGCCTTCGTCGGCATGGCCTGCCAGGATACGTCAGGGACGGGCCGGCCGGCCGATTTCGCCCTGTTCCGCTATGCCGAGCGCGCTTTCCAGAGCGATCCTAGCCCGGTCTGA
- a CDS encoding MFS transporter, with product MLRRGNLRWWIIGLVMLGAIINYLSRSTLGVAAPTLTTELGVTTQQYSWITGAFQLGIMMQPFCGYVLDTLGLKTGFALFAAAWSLITMAHGLANSWPAFAVLRGLLGLAEGSANPAGMKTVSEWFPARERGLAGGVFNIGASVGSMLAPPIVAWAILTYDWRAAFYISGALGLIWVALWLSFYRSPDTHPRLSAEEKRLIAEGREAHLQAEDAKPSPLRILRNRNFWGIALPRFLADPTWGTLAFWVPLYLTTVRGFDLAQIAMFAWLPFVAADLGCLFGPTLAAFLQKRGLSLINARRTAFTVGAVMMIGIGFVGFVDSPYVAILLLCLGGFAHQTLSVTVITMSSDLFRRNEVATVTGMAGTCGNFGVLVFSLLIGSLVATVGYTPFFVALAVLDLVGAALLWTLVRDPGRTGPADGAAIAQATP from the coding sequence ATGCTGAGACGGGGCAATCTGCGCTGGTGGATCATCGGCCTGGTGATGCTGGGCGCGATCATCAACTACCTCAGTCGCAGCACGCTGGGGGTCGCCGCCCCGACCCTGACCACCGAGCTCGGGGTCACGACCCAGCAGTATTCGTGGATCACCGGGGCCTTCCAGCTGGGCATCATGATGCAGCCCTTCTGCGGCTATGTCCTGGACACCCTAGGGCTGAAGACCGGCTTCGCCCTGTTCGCCGCGGCCTGGTCCCTGATCACCATGGCCCATGGCCTGGCGAATTCCTGGCCGGCTTTCGCGGTGCTGCGTGGCCTGCTGGGTCTGGCCGAGGGATCGGCCAATCCAGCCGGGATGAAGACGGTCTCCGAATGGTTTCCGGCGCGCGAGCGGGGGTTGGCGGGCGGGGTCTTCAACATCGGGGCCTCGGTCGGCTCCATGCTGGCCCCCCCGATCGTGGCCTGGGCCATCCTGACCTACGACTGGCGCGCGGCCTTCTACATCAGCGGGGCCCTGGGTCTGATCTGGGTGGCCTTGTGGCTGAGCTTCTACCGCTCGCCCGACACCCATCCCCGCCTGTCCGCCGAAGAGAAGCGGCTGATCGCCGAGGGTCGCGAGGCCCATCTGCAGGCCGAAGACGCCAAGCCTTCGCCGCTGCGGATCCTGCGCAACCGCAATTTCTGGGGCATCGCCCTGCCCCGCTTCCTGGCCGACCCGACCTGGGGGACCTTGGCCTTCTGGGTGCCGCTGTATCTGACCACGGTGCGCGGGTTCGACCTGGCCCAGATCGCCATGTTCGCCTGGCTGCCCTTCGTGGCCGCCGACCTGGGCTGCCTGTTCGGCCCGACCCTGGCCGCCTTCCTGCAGAAGCGCGGCCTCAGCCTGATCAACGCCCGGCGCACCGCCTTCACCGTCGGGGCCGTGATGATGATCGGCATCGGCTTCGTCGGCTTCGTCGACAGCCCCTATGTGGCCATCCTGCTGCTGTGCCTCGGCGGGTTCGCGCACCAGACCCTGTCGGTCACGGTCATCACCATGTCCTCGGATCTGTTCCGCCGGAACGAGGTGGCCACCGTCACCGGCATGGCCGGGACCTGCGGCAATTTCGGCGTGCTGGTCTTCTCCCTGCTGATCGGCAGCCTGGTGGCGACGGTCGGCTATACGCCCTTCTTCGTCGCCCTGGCCGTCCTCGACCTGGTCGGCGCCGCCCTGTTGTGGACCCTCGTCCGCGATCCGGGCAGGACGGGCCCGGCCGACGGCGCGGCGATCGCCCAGGCGACGCCATGA